The following proteins are encoded in a genomic region of Leishmania major strain Friedlin complete genome, chromosome 25:
- a CDS encoding putative adenylate kinase, which produces MPSKFLRLLFVGAPGVGKGTYSGLAAVSLACHAVSSGDLLRKEVAEGTAIGKQVKGLIEKGVFVPDEIITKMVVQLIASLSADKERPNGYILDGYPRNISQATALWTSGDIKIDHVINLTQPRNVIIKKLSSRRSCPDCGFVYNLASIDEGGIKMDPLKPKLDGLCDKCGCTKPLITRKDDDIDVVRKRQDEYDATATPLLRFYKEKGILHEFPVLGSTKRYLPKLLELISTLD; this is translated from the coding sequence ATGCCGAGCAAGTtcctgcggctgctgttCGTAGGTGCGCCGggtgtggggaaggggacTTATTCCGGTCTCGCGGCCGTGTCGCTAGCGTGCCACGCCGTCTCCAGCGGAGATCTTCTGCGGAAAGAGGTCGCCGAGGGTACGGCCATCGGGAAGCAGGTGAAGGGGCTGATTGAGAAGGGCGTCTTTGTTCCCGATGAGATCATCACAAAGATGGTGGTGCAGCTCATAGCGTCGCTGTCGGCAGACAAGGAGCGACCAAACGGGTACATCTTGGATGGGTACCCGCGGAACATCTCGCAGGCCACAGCGCTGTGGACGTCAGGGGATATCAAGATTGACCACGTCATCAACCTCACTCAACCGCGTAACGTGATCATCAAGAAGCTCTCGTCGCGCCGCTCTTGCCCAGACTGCGGGTTTGTGTACAACCTGGCTTCTATCGACGAGGGAGGGATCAAGATGGACCCCCTCAAGCCCAAGCTGGATGGCCTGTGCGACAAGTGCGGCTGCACAAAGCCGCTCATCACCCGAAAGGATGACGACATCGATGTCGTGAGGAAGCGTCAGGATGAATacgacgccaccgcaacgccGCTCCTGCGCTTTTACAAGGAGAAGGGTATCCTGCACGAGTTCCCGGTACTGGGCAGCACAAAACGGTATTTGCCGAAGTTGCTCGAGCTGATCTCGACGCTGGATTAG
- the PUF8 gene encoding putative pumillio protein 8, with product MGRTNAKKQEAREERLSKLPQSDRLTKIAIIKKKEGRVLDAAEKHALKMSSEHGEILRLWEKLRTIEDRTEEQVAMPSSKKTAYAHKYPMVDKLMHLIEPKFANLVRTPSVSRVVQSMIKYGSAEQVNRLLKWVSKDFSTYATDAYAHFVVCALVRHVPHEAYSKLMTHVIPSVPQLVAHKFGIEVLHSVYSSRWCSPADRSLLLLAVFKDNVAVMRRWPGYPEVEAVLKKNPSLQRRLLSRLFDLSDKLVSQKEAIGYPFVQRLVGTYVRCGTRDEVSELCDTLRPHITAISATREGAPLASLAFSLTEPKKRKEVLHSFNAQLGELCTSKYAAPVIARLFDLLYDAQMLRKYVASDLAEHIGQVVNSPYGYQILMHLLTPHEERKRRFLLPNWQEHNLFSMENKEWNHHTWLTPAFVPETVEICSKPAVTSHLAALPMLVKAFLQYVTDEAHSAKLNRHHAALIAREVLHVVQHEPLYKAAIQLSEDEEHALSKLAPAHGKREREDAAGEVETYAAAPTKCPKRENGSQKAAALTPADKRKKTKVPTVISAAAPLEGRRVKTDAKKRVKKS from the coding sequence GGCGAGATTTTGCGCCTATGGGAAAAGCTACGCACGATCGAGGACCGCACGGAGGAGCAAGTTGCCATGCCTTCCAGCAAGAAGACCGCATACGCGCACAAGTACCCCATGGTGGACAAGCTCATGCATCTCATCGAGCCCAAGTTCGCGAACCTCGTGCGTACACCGAGCGTGAGCCGCGTGGTGCAGTCCATGATCAAGTACGGCTCGGCGGAGCAGGTCAACAGGCTCTTGAAGTGGGTCTCGAAGGACTTTTCCACCTACGCGACGGACGCCTACGCGCATTTCGTGGTTTGCGCGTTGGTACGCCACGTTCCACACGAGGCCTACAGCAAACTGATGACGCACGTAATACCGTctgtgccgcagctcgtAGCGCACAAGTTCGGTATCGAGGTGCTCCACTCTGTGTACAGCAGCCGCTGGTGCAGCCCGGCGGACCGCAGCCTCCTCTTGCTAGCTGTGTTTAAAGACAACGTAGCAGTGATGAGGCGGTGGCCAGGGTACccggaggtggaggcggtcCTGAAGAAGAACCCGTCACTTCAGCGGCGCCTTCTCAGTCGCCTCTTTGACCTCAGTGACAAACTGGTGTCACAGAAGGAGGCGATCGGGTACCCGTTCGTGCAGCGGCTCGTTGGCACCTACGTAAGGTGCGGTACGCGTGACGAGGTGAGCGAGTTGTGCGACACGCTACGTCCACACATTACCGCTATTTCGGCCACCCGGGAAGGCGCCCCTCTTgcctccctcgccttctccttGACGGAGCCAAAGAAGCGCAAGGAGGTGCTTCACAGCTTCAACGCTCAGCTGGGGGAGCTGTGCACAAGCAAGTACGCAGCACCGGTCATTGCTCGCCTGTTTGACCTCCTGTACGACGCGCAGATGCTGAGGAAGTACGTTGCGAGCGACCTAGCGGAGCACATTGGGCAGGTAGTCAACAGTCCCTATGGCTACCAAATCCTTATGCACCTGCTCACCCCGCACGAGGAGCGCAAGCGGAGGTTCCTGCTTCCCAACTGGCAGGAGCACAACCTCTTCTCCATGGAGAATAAGGAGTGGAACCACCACACGTGGCTCACGCCAGCATTTGTGCCCGAGACTGTAGAGATTTGTAGCAAGCCTGCTGTCACGTCCCAcctcgcagcgctgccgatgcTTGTCAAGGCATTTCTGCAGTATGTCACCGACGAAGCCCACAGCGCCAAGCTGaaccgccaccacgccgcACTCATCGCACGCGAAGTTCTGCACGTGGTCCAGCACGAGCCACTCTACAAGGCCGCCATTCAGCTTTCCGAGGATGAGGAGCACGCGTTGTCCAAGCTGGCTCCCGCACATGGCAAGCGAGAGCGTGAGGACGCAGCGGGGGAGGTGGAGACGTATGCCGCGGCCCCGACAAAATGCCCCAAACGAGAAAACGGCAGCCAGAAAGCCGCAGCGCTCACCCCAGCCGAcaagaggaagaagacgaaGGTGCCAACGGTCATCTCAGCAGCCGCCCCACTGGAGGGCAGGCGGGTCAAGACGGATGCAAAGAAGAGGGTCAAGAAAAGTTAG